A stretch of DNA from Ignavibacteriota bacterium:
CCGGAAAAATTAGAAAAACTGTTGCATAGGAATTATTGATATATTTTTCTCGGGTGTCACGGTCCCAACGTGACACGAACATTCAGGTCACGGAATGGTCCGTGACCTCCCAGTAATAGATGGATTAACTGTACTTTAATATTTAATACTGAGTCCTGTCAGTCTCTAAAATGAAAACCTTGTATTGGGTGTAAATGTTAGCAACGTTAAGAAACACTCACTTCACCGGAAAATATCCAACCTTATTTACAATCTCTTGTCCTTCTTTGCTGAGAGTCCAATCAATGTATTCCTTCAGCGCTCCTGTAGGTTTGCTACGGAGATACATGTAGAGGTAACGTGAGATGGGATATTTATCACTCTTCACGTTCTCTTCTGTCGGTTCGTAGGCTTGGGAGTTTGCATCTTCTTTCACTTTGAGGAATCTGATTCCTTTGCCGTATGCCGCGCCGCCGTAGCCGATGCCGTTTTTATCTTTTGCGATTGCGTTTACCACTGCGGCGGTGCCGGGCATGTTCTGCGCGCTCGGTGCAAAGTCGTCTCCGTTCAAAACATTATCTTTGAAATAGACATACGTGCCTGAGTTGTTCTCACGGCTGTATAAAATAATCTTTGCATCGTTCCCGCCAACTTGTTTCCAATTGGTGATATTGCCCTTATAAATATCCCGAATTTGTTCGAGCGATAATTCTTTTACAGGATTTGATTCGTGAACGTACAATGCAATGCCATCTTTCGCCGCTTTGATTTCAACGCCGAGTGTGTTGTACCGTTGTTTGAGTTTTTCTTTTTCTGATTTTTTCATCGGACGTGATGCGTTGCAAATATCGGTTGTGCCGTTGATGAGTCCGGAGATTCCCGTTCCCGAACCGCCGCCTGTAACTTGTATCGTTACGCCCGGATGTTTCGACATGTAAATCTCCGCCCATCGTTGAGCGAGAATGACCATCGTGTCTGAACCTTTCACGGTAATCGTTTCGCCCTGTTGCATGAAGCCAAATGTTGTAAGAGCGATGATGAGTGTGATGATGATGTTTTTCATTTGTTATTCCTTGTGTTGTTGTTACTATTCCCACAGCTAAAGCTGTGGGCGGTATTATTTTTGAAATCGAAAATCATAAATCTTGAATCCTGAATCATTAATCGCCAATCAGCAATTAGCATTCAGAAATCAGAAATTAAAATTTATACTGCGCTCTGAGAGTAAACACGTTATCTTTCACATCATCTTTGAACGAGGAGAGAGAACCTGTTGCTGACGAGTTTATTTTTTCGTTCGAGACCATGTCGTAGTAGAGAACAAATTTCACGTTCTGGTCCCAATGATAAATCCAACCCAAACCAAGCGTACTGAATTTTACATCGCCGGAGGTGAGATTGCTTCCGCTTGCACCAATGTCGTTTCCTTCAACGTCGGAGTTCGGGTCATAGACATCGTATTTTAACATAAATTGGTGTTGCAAGCCAATGTTCTGAATGTAATTGAGGTACCAGCCGGAAAAGTTTCTCAGGTATAATGCACTTGTGGAAGTTGCCGGATTATAAAACTGACTCGATGAAGAAGTCCCGGGTTGTTTACCTGTTATGTATTCGCCACGAAGCGACATTCCGCCAAGCACAGGTAAATCATAATACGTTTGTACGTCGAATCCATAGTATGTTCTGCCAAAGGCATTGAGTGAATCTGAAGTTGCAGAATGGAGTTTGTATGATTTTGTTGCCGAAGAGTTATCGAACTCGTACACTTTCGAGTTATTGCTCAACACTTTTCCTGAATAGAGAGAGAAGCCGCCATCAATTGCAAGATTTTCTTCTTCAAACGGAAGCGTGAAACCAAGTCGTCCAATGAAATCTTTGTTGTTATCATTTTCATTCGCGTTGGGTTGAACGCCGTTGAAAATTCCTGCTTTCAAATTGAAGTAACTGAGCGAACCTAATTCCGGTGCGACTTCTATTTTTGCTCCGAGTTCTCGCTCGCCCGGGAAGAGTGTCTGATACATTCGTGAACGCTCCGGCGTTTCGCGACTTGAGGATGAATAGGAAATTTCAAATCCAAACGGTCTATCAAAAACTCCGGCAGTCAAACCAATTGTTCTCAACCACGGCTCTTTGATTGAAACGTACGCGTCTTTAATCCCGACGCCGCCTTGCGTTACATCAATTTGTAACACTGCTTGCGTGAGGTCGTTATCGTAATTGACTTTGACTCGTCCTCGACGGACTTGAAAACGTGAATCGCTGAAGGCAGGGAAATCACCGCCCGCAAATGATTTGGCTCCTGCCGTATCAGCAATTTGAAATTGTGCCTGAATGTACCCCGACACTTTGATTTTCTTCAACGCATCGAGCGTTGTTTTCATTTCGAGCATGGTTTCGTTCATGCCATCGAGTGCCCCCTTGACTTCGCCAAGTTCATCATCGGTGGCGATGTTGGTTGTGTCCTGGGAAAAGAGTGGAGTTGAAAGAGTGAGAAATATCAAGAATAGTAAAAATGTTTTCATCAGTAACCTTTTATTAATTGAACGGTGCAAATATATCAGTTCAATGTTACTGCCTGTTTAAGCGTGTGTTACGGAATTGTTAAGTTCGGAGAGGGAGAATGTATTTCTTCATTTCTCACCTTTTTCCTACATTAGTGCCGAAAATTTTATCTCATCTTAATCAGAAAATCAATTTTATGGCTACGAATCTCAACTCCTTCAAAACAAAATCATCTCTCACCGTCAACGGGAAACCGTACTCGTTCTTTTCACTGAAACACTTGGAACAATCAACAGGAAAAAGTCTTGCACGACTTCCAATCTCCTTAAAGATATTGCTCGAAAATCTTCTTCGACAGGAAGACGGTCGCTCTGTACACAAAGCAGATATTGAAGCATTGATGAATTGGAATCCGACGGCAACTCCTGATAAAGAAATTTCTTTTATGCCGGCTCGTGTGTTATTGCAGGATTTTACCGGAGTTCCGTGTGTTGTTGATTTGGCTGTCATGCGAGATGCGATGGTGAAGATGGGGGGCGACCCGAACAAAATCAATCCGCTTCAACCGGTTGATTTGGTGATTGACCATTCCGTGCAGGTGGATGAATTCGGAACTCCGAATGCCTTCATGCAAAACACTGAGTTGGAGTTCGAGCGAAACAAAGAACGCTACATGTTTTTGAAATGGGGACAACAGGCGTTTTCAAATTTCCGTGTTGTGCCGCCGGAAACCGGAATTGTTCATCAGGTCAATTTGGAATTTCTTGCCAAAGTAGTGTTCACAAAAGAAGAAAACGGAGAAACATTTGCCTATCCCGATACGCTTGTCGGGACGGATTCGCACACGACGATGATTAACGGACTTGGTGTTCTCGGCTGGGGAGTTGGTGGAATTGAAGCAGAAGCCGCTATGCTTGGTCAACCGTGCGCAATGTTGATTCCGCAAGTTGTCGGATTCAAATTGTTCGGGAAACTTCCCGCCGGAGCAACTGCTACGGATGCGGTTCTTACAGCAACACAAATGTTAAGAAAGAAGGGAGTCGTTGGAAAGTTTGTAGAGTTTTACGGTGAAGGATTGTCAACACTCAGTCTTGCAGACCGTGCAACGATTGCAAACATGGCTCCGGAATACGGCGCAACGATGGGATTCTTCCCTCCGGATAAGGAAACGCTGAACTATCTCAGATTAACAGGACGAAGTGAGGAACAGATTGCACTTGTAGAAGCGTATTGCAAAGAGCAAGGAATCTTCCATACAAAAGAAAGCGCAGAAGCAATCTTCTCCGACACGCTCGAACTCGACCTCTCGACAGTCGAGCCAAGTCTTGCTGGACCGAAACGACCGCAGGATAGAGTTACACTTTCCGGCGTGAAGAAATCATATCGCAAGGCAGTCACCGAGTACGTGTCATCGAAGGGACAATCACTTGATGCCGGAGTATTGGAGAGATGGAGTGATGGAGTGACGAAAGTAGAAGTGTTGGAGAAGTCTGTACCTGTTCAATCGAACGGAAGCGCTTACAATGTTAGCAACGGCTCGGTAGTAATTGCGGCGATTACGAGTTGCACGAATACATCGAACCCGAATGTGTTGATTGCGGCTGGATTGCTTGCAAAGAAGGCTGTTGAACGAGGATTGAAAGCGAAACCGTGGGTGAAGACAAGTCTTGCTCCCGGTTCAAAAGTCGTGACAGAATATTTATTACAGGCAGGATTGATGCAATACCTTGAGCAAGTCGGGTTTTATCTTGTTGGATATGGATGCACGACCTGCATTGGTAACAGCGGACCATTGCCCGAGCCTGTCAGCAAAGCAATTCAGGAAAATGATTTAGTGGTTGCGGCGGTTCTTTCAGGAAACAGGAACTTTGAAGGAAGAGTGAACGCGCAAGTACGGGCAAATTATCTTGCATCGCCGCCGTTGGTGGTTGCGTACTCACTCGCCGGAACGATAGATTCCG
This window harbors:
- a CDS encoding phosphate ABC transporter substrate-binding protein; the encoded protein is MKNIIITLIIALTTFGFMQQGETITVKGSDTMVILAQRWAEIYMSKHPGVTIQVTGGGSGTGISGLINGTTDICNASRPMKKSEKEKLKQRYNTLGVEIKAAKDGIALYVHESNPVKELSLEQIRDIYKGNITNWKQVGGNDAKIILYSRENNSGTYVYFKDNVLNGDDFAPSAQNMPGTAAVVNAIAKDKNGIGYGGAAYGKGIRFLKVKEDANSQAYEPTEENVKSDKYPISRYLYMYLRSKPTGALKEYIDWTLSKEGQEIVNKVGYFPVK
- a CDS encoding porin — encoded protein: MKTFLLFLIFLTLSTPLFSQDTTNIATDDELGEVKGALDGMNETMLEMKTTLDALKKIKVSGYIQAQFQIADTAGAKSFAGGDFPAFSDSRFQVRRGRVKVNYDNDLTQAVLQIDVTQGGVGIKDAYVSIKEPWLRTIGLTAGVFDRPFGFEISYSSSSRETPERSRMYQTLFPGERELGAKIEVAPELGSLSYFNLKAGIFNGVQPNANENDNNKDFIGRLGFTLPFEEENLAIDGGFSLYSGKVLSNNSKVYEFDNSSATKSYKLHSATSDSLNAFGRTYYGFDVQTYYDLPVLGGMSLRGEYITGKQPGTSSSSQFYNPATSTSALYLRNFSGWYLNYIQNIGLQHQFMLKYDVYDPNSDVEGNDIGASGSNLTSGDVKFSTLGLGWIYHWDQNVKFVLYYDMVSNEKINSSATGSLSSFKDDVKDNVFTLRAQYKF
- the acnA gene encoding aconitate hydratase AcnA encodes the protein MATNLNSFKTKSSLTVNGKPYSFFSLKHLEQSTGKSLARLPISLKILLENLLRQEDGRSVHKADIEALMNWNPTATPDKEISFMPARVLLQDFTGVPCVVDLAVMRDAMVKMGGDPNKINPLQPVDLVIDHSVQVDEFGTPNAFMQNTELEFERNKERYMFLKWGQQAFSNFRVVPPETGIVHQVNLEFLAKVVFTKEENGETFAYPDTLVGTDSHTTMINGLGVLGWGVGGIEAEAAMLGQPCAMLIPQVVGFKLFGKLPAGATATDAVLTATQMLRKKGVVGKFVEFYGEGLSTLSLADRATIANMAPEYGATMGFFPPDKETLNYLRLTGRSEEQIALVEAYCKEQGIFHTKESAEAIFSDTLELDLSTVEPSLAGPKRPQDRVTLSGVKKSYRKAVTEYVSSKGQSLDAGVLERWSDGVTKVEVLEKSVPVQSNGSAYNVSNGSVVIAAITSCTNTSNPNVLIAAGLLAKKAVERGLKAKPWVKTSLAPGSKVVTEYLLQAGLMQYLEQVGFYLVGYGCTTCIGNSGPLPEPVSKAIQENDLVVAAVLSGNRNFEGRVNAQVRANYLASPPLVVAYSLAGTIDSDLNTQPIGTDKNGNSVYLKELWPTPEEIERAVASSVQSSMFKRVYSNVFEGDKHWSELPVPNGSRFEWDDISTYIKAAPYFENLPKEPSPLKDISGAKVLALLGDSITTDHISPAGNIAKTSPAAKYLTGNNVQPKDFNQYGARRGNHEVMMRGTFANIRLRNMLAPGTEGGWTVHHSSKEPLPIFDASELYKKEGTPLLVLSGKEYGSGSSRDWAAKGPALLGVKAVIAESYERIHRSNLVGMGVLPLQFEEGQNYKTLALTGFETFEIQGIAENMHAGKKLTVKASSQDGKVISFTALCRIDTPMELDYYRHGGILQYVLRSLLKED